The Candidatus Desulfovibrio trichonymphae region CCTTCGCGCCGCGTTGTCCTTCAGGCATTGGCGGCATCCTGCAAAACGCCGGTGTGACGCGCTGCCGCAGGGGCGCGGGGACGGCATGGATGGGCTGCCAGACGTTTACGGATTTTGCGGTATACGTCCAGAAAACTGAAAACCAGTTTGTCTGTATGCGGGCTCAGCACGCGTCCGAGCGCATTGATGCGCCGCAACAGACCTTCTGGAGACAGCCCGTCGCACAGCTAGCAGCGGATCACAGCGCCATATCACGCGCTCCCTGCAGACGCGTTGCGAGAGACGGACAAACGTCTCCACCCGTTCCGCCAGAGGCGGCAGGCCGGGCCAAGGCCTTCTCGCTCATAATCATTGAGCGTGAAGTGAAAATAAAATGTGAAACTCGCGCTCGCGACACCCTGCAGCCGGGTCAGGAGGAGGGTGGGGTTTTTGCTCCAGAATACAAGAATTCCACAGCCCGCGCGCAGGCGTTCAAGAAGCCATTCCACATGCAGAGCGGGGATGTCCGTGGCGCGGCTTGCCGAGATGACAAGCGGGGCAACGGCGCCGTGCTCCCCATCGGCTGTGGAAACGCTGGTCACTGATGAAAACATGCCCGCGGTCAGGGTGAAAATTTCAGACAGGCCGTCGTCCGCAGCGCAGGCCGGCATATAAAAAGCTCACGGCGAACCAGACGCACGCCACAAGAATAATCGTTGCGCCGGCGGCTGTGGACAGGCTCTCCTGAGCTGAGAGCGTGATCCCGGTTAAAGCGGAAGTCAGCCCGACGAATATCGCCCACCAGAACATGCCTCCGGCTGTCCCGGCAAGATTGCGGGCCGTCGCCGCCGGCACGATCAGCAGGGCCGTGACCAGCAAAATGCCGACGGCCCGGACGGAAAAGGCGACGACCAGAGCGAGCATGCTGACGAAACAATACTGCCAGAAGGCGGTGCGCACGCCCTGGGCCTTTGCCGTAACCGGATTGAGGGCAATGGAGAGCAGACGGTTGTACCCTGTGATCTGGAACAGGAGCATGGCCGGGAAAAGCAGGACAAGAAAGGCGATCTCGCCTTCGCTGATCGTTAGAATATCCCCATAGAGAAATTGCTGCATGTCGCGGGCCATGCCGCTGAAGCGGCTGACAACGGCCAGGCCGAACGCGATTGCGGCGGAAAAAACAATGCCGATGACGGTATCTGCGGACAGTCTGCTTTTTCGGCGTACAGCCATAATGGTCATGCCCATCAGCACACCGAAAAGCGGCATGCTCAGCCTCGGATTGATGTCAAAAAGCAGTCCAAGAGCAACGCCGGTCAAGGCGGAATGGCCGATGGCGTCAGAAAGAAACGCCATGCGAAAGGTGATTGCTTCCACACCAAGCACGGATGTCATTGGGACAAGCAGCAGGAGCGCCAGAACAGCCCGTTGCATGAAGTGAACCTGCATGCAGTCCAGAGGCAGGAGCGCAATGACCGCATAGATCGGAGAAAAGTCAGGCATACGGACGTTCCCCGGCTGCGTGTGCCTGCGTTGCGCCCGCGTCTCCTTGCGCGGCATGTGGTGAACAGCCGTTGCATGCCCTCGGACACGGCCTGTCCGAGGGCGGATGATCAGGACCGTCAAGCGCGCCGCACTGCGGGCAGGCGGGGTCCGCGACGTCACACTGATCAGGGTAGAGATGAATAGGCGCGCCGAAGAGGCGCAACAGCGTCGCGGCCGTCAGCGTGGCGCGTGGCGCGCCCTGTGCGCATACGCTTTTGTTCAGGCAGATTATGTGCGTCGCATGATGGGCCGCGAGGGGCAGATTATGGCTGACCATAAGCTGGGTAAAATTGCGGGCAATGCGCGCCGTGTTCAGGACTTCCCAGAAGAGTCGTTCTCCCCGCATGTCCACGCCGCCGGCCGGTTCGTCCAGCAACAGCAGGTCCGGCTCTCCGGCCAGAGCGGCGGCCAGCAGGACGCGCCGCAACTCCCCGCCGGAAAGCTCGCCAATGCGGCGTCGCGCCAGATGCCCGGCCTGTACCAAAGACAGCATTTCAAGAGAGCGTACGCGCGCCTCGGGCCTGACGCCGAGCCAGAGAGGCCGTCGCTGGCAGTCCAGGGCAAGGAATTCACCGACAAGCAAAGGCAGGCCGCTGTCTGTCCGCAATTGTTGCGGCACATATCCGATGCGCGGAGGCGCCCCGTTTTTTCCCGCAGCGAGGCATATTCTGCCGGAATAAGGCACAGCGCCGACCAGACAGAGCAGGAGCGTTGTTTTTCCGGCGCCGTTCGGGCCTGTCAGCACGGTTGAACCGCCGCGCGGCACTGTGGCGCAGATATCCTCAAGTATCTGATTCTGTCCGAAGCGAACGCCCAGGTGTTCAAATTTCAGGAAGGCCGGAGGCGATTCAGCGGGGATCAAAATAACGCTCAAGTGTTTGGCAGTTGGCGGACATGACAGTTTCATACCAGTCAAGAGGGGCGTTTTCAGGCCCTGAAGACACAGGATCGAGACTCGCGGCGGGCACGTTTGTTTCCTGGGCCAGCGTTCGGACAAGCCTGTCCGCATACTGCGGATCAGCGGCGATGAGCGCCGGCCGCTCCCGGCGGACGAGCGCCGTGAGGCGGATGAGTTCGTTCGCCGAAGGCGGCGCGTCTTCATTTGTCTGCATCACGGCCAGTATCTCCAAACCGGCGTTGGCCGCAAGCCAGAACAGGGAATCGTGCTGCAGCACAATACCCTTGCGCGACGCGACGGCGCCGAGAGCGGCCAGACGTTCGCCGAGCGCCGTCAGGCGGGTGATATACGCCCCTGCGGCGGCGCAGTAGACATCCGCGTTTGCCGGGTCAATGCGCGCTAGACCTTCGGCTATGGCGCGCGTCATGATCGCCGCCTGTTTTGGCCCGGAGAAAATATGGGGGTTCATGCCGTCGTGACTGTGCTGGTTGAAGCCGGCTGCAGTTATGTGACGAGGAGATTCCGGTTGGGGCGGGGTGGCAATGCCGGCGCCGGCGTCAATGATTGTCGGCCCGCCGTTGCTTGCGGCCAGCGGGGCATTGAGAAAATTTTCCATTCCAAGGCCATTGATGACAAGCGCCGTGGCCCGGGAAAGTTTTTGCATGTCGCGCGGGGTGAGCGCATAGTCATGGGGGCAACCGAAGTTGGTAGGGATGAGCAGCTCCGTCCTGACGTGGGGGCAGTCATGAACGACGTTGCGTGTGAAAAGCCAGACGGGAAAAGTAGTCGCCAGAACGCGCAGTTCCTTTTCAGGGGCGGCGCGGACGGATACGCTGAAGAACAGTCCGGCCAGAGCCAGGCATGCCAGAACAAGACTTGGGCAGCGGCGGTTGACTGTTTGTGTGAACATGGTTTGAGCCTGTCTTTTGGTAAGGCAGTTTCATAAGGCGTACCGGGGTAGCTGTCAAGTGTCCGCCCGGCACGCAAATCCCGTTGCGGCCAATGCTTCCGCACTGACGGCGCCGGCTCGCGCAATGCGCAGATACGGGCGTGTCGCGGTGTCACGGTCGGACACAGGTTCGACAAGCGTGGAAGGGAGGCCGCCGGCGGGCGTGGATCCGCCTTCAAGAATGCCGCATGGAACCTGCAATGCGCGCAGCGAGGCCAAAAGTTCCCTGTCCAGTTTGTCGGGAGAGCAGACGGGACGGCCGTTGTGCATATTGGCGCTGCTGGCCGTCAGAACGCCGCCTGAACGCCGCGACAATTCAGCGGCCAGAGGGTGGGAGGTGACCCGTATGGCTATTTTGCCGGCATCATTGACGAGCGGCGCGGCAAGAGAGGCTCTGGCCGGCAGCAATACCGTCAAGGGGCCGGGCCAGAATCGCGAGAACAGTTTTGCGGGCGCCGCGCTGAGTTGCGCGACGGTGTCCGCCTGACGCGCGTCAGCGGCCAAAATCGGCAAAGGCCGCTTTGCCGGGCGTCGTTTTGCCCGGTAAATAAGGGATACGGCCCTTGTGTCGGCGGCAAGACAGCCGATGGCGTAGAATGTTTCTGTGGGGAAAATCAGTACGCCGCCGCCGCGCAGGCATTCTGCCGCGGACGCGGCGTCCGGCATGCGAAAAACGGAACATACAGGCATGACAGAAAAACCGTGTTCACAGCACTTCATATATTCTTGCGAAAACATTGTCATAAACAAGTTTGAAATAAGGCGAAACGCGCGCGTCCCGCGGGTCGCCGATCAAAAGCCGCACCATCAGCGAATTATACAGGCCTTCATCCATAACCAGTTTTTCATCGGTAATCCGGTTAAAGAAAAAATGCACGTTTCGTCGTTTCGCCAAAAAAATCGCGTTGTGTTTCAAGATCGGCGTCAGGATTGGCGTCGAACCATTCCTGCACATAATTACGGCGAGTGACGCCCGTTTCCTCAAAGACGCTGATGGACGAGGCATAGACAGCACCGGCGCCGCCCTCAAGCTGAACGGCCCCTGAATTCAGTTGATAGGCCAGAGCCTGCGGCACGATAGACAGCGCCCCTCCCTCTCCCTGACGGGAGATAAAATTCCAGTTGCCGAAATTGCTGATCCAGAAACCAAGACGCAGCATTTCAAAACTGACGACAATGAACTGCCGCCTGTTTGTTTCAAGAAGCGCCGTTTCCGGAGAGCGGAGCCTGTCCATCAGCTCCTGAGCCGCATGGCTGTCCATGCCTTCAAAGACGTTGCCGGGCTGATTGCCGGCATTGGCTGTATAACATATCAACTGACGGGCAAAGCGCGTGTTGTCTGTGGCAAAAACAGCGGCCGGGAGATACAGTGAAGGCCCTGCGTGCCGCGCACCGTCAGCGATGGTCGCGCGACGGGCAAAATGGTGTGCGGCATAGCCCCAGTCCCACCAGAGCCAGAGCATGCCGTCCTCAGGAGTAATGCTTCTCGCCCGTGTGAGCGCTTCGGCATGGCGGCGGTTGATCATGGGCCCTTGGGACATGTCTGAGATGATATTTACAAGCGGCGCTGCCAATAAAGCGATTAGAATGGCTGACGTCAGCGCGCCGACGCCCGCTCCCCCCTGTTCTGCGCGAAGCAGTCGCTGTAAAAGCCAGTAGATCGGCAATGTTAAGCCTATCGCTACAACAGGCGTGCCGAACATGACCATGCGGCCGCCGAATTTTGTGCTCAAAAGTCCAAGCACGGCAAGCGGCAGCAGAAAAAGTGCGCCGGGCCGTCGAACAACGACAATGCAAAAGCCGGCGAGACCGAGCGCGGCAGCTTCCATCCACGGATGAAAGTAGGCCAGAATCGCTGTAAAGCCGAGATCCTGCACTTCAATGATGGACTGCGCGACAGAAGGGTACGCCAGGCTTGTGCCGGCACCCGTGCTTTTTACGTCTCCCGCGTGTTTCAGATAGGCGTTCACGTGATTGATGATTGCCGTGAGTATTTCACCTTGAATGAAAAGGACCGCTGTGCCCAGCCACAGCAGTGCCGGTATCGCGGGGCGGCGGAGAATGAGCCGCAGCGTTCCGCCGTTTTTGCTTCCGGCCCATGCGAGAAAAAGGCCGCACACAAGGCCTGCCGGCCCTGTCAGCGCCGGCAGGGCATAGGCCAGAGCCCCCAGCATCAGTAAGGCCCGTCGGCCGCGCTGGGCCATCACAAGCCCCATGAAGACAAACAGCGCGATATTGTAGCGGATCAGATACGGAAACACCGAATGCCATTCCTGTGTCCACCAGGAAAGGATTCCAGAAAGGCTCAGCAATGCCACCCAATGCGGGCGCAACGGGTTGCCGAGGTGACCAGGATGCGTTTTGCCGTCTTTGTCCGGCTGGGGCAACAGACGCCGCGCCGTTGTAAAACCGGAACTGATAATCAGACGGCGCAGGATCATCTGTGGCAGGAGCATGTATCGCATAGTCCAGCAGGCCGGCGCCAGACTCATCAGCATGGGGAAAAAAAGCGTCACCAGATCGGTGTCGTAATACCCGAGCAGGGTTCTGCCTAAAAAACCCGGCGCCAGCGTTGTCAGAAGCCCGGCCGCAAAGCCTGCTTCCATGCTGCCGAATGCCCATACCCAGGCAAAGACAATACAGGCCATCAGACTTGCCAGTATGGCGGGGAACCAAAAGGCGACAACCGCCGGGCAACTGTGCGCAATTTTTGTTATCAGGCGCAGCATTTCCGCCATGGGGTGGCCTGCGGCAAGGCCGAAGCCTTCAGCGCCGGCAACCCAGTGATAAGCGTCGTGGGTGGCGAGCAGCCATTCATTGCCTAAACGATATTCCGGGTTCTGCCAGCAGGGCCATTCTGTCATGCGCAACGTAAAGGCGAACCCGAGCGTTGCCAGCGCCCAGAAGGTGCCGCGCCGCCAAATGCGGAAAGGTCGTGTTCCGCGAACAGACGCGGATGCGAAAAGTGTTTGAAACAGCATTCCGTTCACGCTCCTGACGGTGTAAGCGCCCAGAACCAGCGTTCGTTTCCTGCGATTGTGTATGACTGTACGGCTGTGACGCGCCAAGGCCCGGGCGGAGAATCCGGCGCGCGCGTCAGCGCGAGAACAATCAGCGCCCCGGAAGGGCGCAGGTGTGGCAACGTCAGGTCAAGCAGGGCACGCCAGGGCATAAATGCCCGACTCACAATGCAGTCCGCCGGGCGGCAGCGCCGGGTTTGAAAAAACTGTTCCGCAGGGCCGCGAAAAACGCGCGTGTCGGGCAGCCGCAGGCGGGAAAGAACGTTTGAAAGAAAAAGCGCCCGTTTTTCGCGACGTTCCACAAAGCAATACACGCCGCGCGGCCGGACAAGACGCAGGGGGAGCCCGGGCAGGCCGGCGCCGGAACCAAGATCCCAGATCATGGCGTTTTCCGGGAACGGAAGTCTTGTGAGAAAGGCGGACAGATAAAAACTGTCCGCGACAAGTTTCGTCAGAATTTCCTGCCATGCGCGCAGGCCGACAAGATTGACAACGCTGTTCCACTGACAGAGCATTTCCAGATAGACGGCAAGCGGCTCCAGTATTTCCGAGGGCAAGGCCATCTTCACAGCCGCGATGAGGCGCGCCAGTTCTGTTCTGTCTACCGTCTGTCGCGGCATATCATAACTCTCTCGTTGTCCTGTGCCGCATGCAGCCGGCACTGACCGTATACGCTCCACAACCCGGACTTGCAAGAGTTTCGGGAATGCCGTAAAAATCATGTTTCATAAGGAAATAAGTAATTATATACATCCATATCTTATAAAACATCGGCGATGTTACGGGGAACAGCCCGTTATTGGGGAGAACCGCATATATGCCGCAGCCGGTTTTGCTTTTTCCCGGCCAGGGTTCACAGAAATCCGGAATGGGGCGGGATATTGCCGAATTTTCGTCAGAGGCCATGGATTTCTGGAAACAGGCCGAGCGCATAAGTCGTTTGCCTTTGCGCGAAATCTACTGGGAAGGGGACGAACAGGCCATGAGCGACACGCGTGCCCTTCAGCCTGCCCTGACTGTGGTCAATCTGAATCTTTGGCGCGAGATGGCCGGAAAAACCGCTCCGCGTGGGGCAGCCGGCCACAGCCTTGGCGAATTCAGCGCGCTTGCCGCCGCCGGGGTTCTTTCGCCTACGGATGTGCTTGAACTGACGGCCTTGCGTGGCCGGCTGATGGCCGAAGCCGATCCTGATGGCAGGGGCGGCATGGCCGCCCTGCTGAAACTTGACGCGGCGGCGGTGACGGAAGTTGTCGGCGAGGCGGCCGGGGAGACACATGAGCTTTTGTTCATCGCCAATTACAATACTCCGGCCCAGACAGTCGTCAGCGGACACAGGGCAGCGGTGGCGCTGGCGTGTCAAAAAGCAAAAGACCGCAATGGGCGCGGCGTTGAACTAAAAGTCAGCGGGGCGTTTCACAGCCCCATGATGAGGGAGGCGGCGGGCGAGCTGGCAGTGCGGCTCAGGGAGGCTGTCTGGCGGCACCCTCGCTTCCCTGTGTATTGCAATATGCGCGGTGCCGCCGTCCACGACGGTGAAAGCGCGAAGGAAAGCCTGCTTGAACAGATGATCTCTCCTGTGCGCTGGGTGGAAACCGTGCGCAATCAGTATAATGACGGCGCGCGCTTTTGGCTTGAACTCGGCACAAAAGCGCTGCTCGGCAAGATGGTGAAACCCTGTCTTGCATCTTGTGCGGACGATGTTGACGCTCCGCGTGTCGACCTCGTCAGTGATTTTGCAGGTGTCACATCCTTCAGTCTGTAATTTGTCAAGGATACCAAAAAGATGCGCGCCATAGATACATTGCGCACCGCCCTCGCGGCAATACTTGCTGAAGAAGGCCTCGCCTGGCCGTCAAAAACCGTCATTAAACCGCCGCGTGACGTCGGACACGGCGATCTTTCCGTCAACACGGCAATGCTGTTGGCCAAAGAGGCCGGGATGCCGCCACGCGCGCTGGCCGAAAAATTCGCCCTTAAACTTTTTGAGCATTGTCCCGATCTGGAACGGGCCGACCCGGCCGGGCCAGGTTTTTGCAACGTCACGTTCAATCAGGCCTTCTGGCGGCGTACAGTGTGCGATGTTGAGGCCGCAGGTGAAAACTTCGGCGCGAGCTGTGTCGGGCAGGGGCGCAAGGTGCTTTTGGAGTATGTTTCCGCCAACCCCACCGGGCCACTGCACATAGGGCACGGCAGAGGCGCCGCCGTGGGCGACAGCCTTGCGCGCTTGCTGCGCAAGACAGGGTATCTTGTGGATACGGAATATTATATCAACGATGCCGGACGGCAAATGCGGCTTCTTGGCCTTTCTGTCTGGCTCAGGGCGCTTGAACTGGTCGGCCGGCCTGTGACATGGCCTGAAGAATATTATCGCGGCGAGTATATCAGGGATATCGCCGGAAAGATGCTTGCCGCCATGCCTTCTCTTCCCGACTTGCCAGAATCTGAAGGGCTGGAACGTTGTTATGCGTGGGCGGCGGAAGAAATTCTGATCGGGATCAAGGCTGATCTTCGCAATTTCCGCGTGGAACATCAGAGCTGGTTTTCGGAAAAATCCCTGCTTGGACGCGGGGCTGTGGATGCGGCTTTTGCCGGGTTGGCAAAAGCGGGCTATACTTACACGCGGGACAATGCTTTCTGGTTTGCCACGGAAAAGCTGGGCGACGACAGGAATCGTGTTCTGAAAAAATCTGACGGCAGTCTGACCTATTTTGCTGCCGACATTGCTTACCATCATGACAAATTTGAACGCGGCTATGAATTTCTCATCGACATTTGGGGCGCGGATCACCACGGTTATATAGCGCGGATGCGCGCGGCGATGGCGGCTATGAACCGGTCTGCCGACAGCTTTAACGTGGTCTTGGTTCAACTGGTTAATCTTTTGCGCGACGGCAGGCCTGTCAGCATGTCCACCCGTGCCGGCACATTTGAAACGCTGGCCGATGTGATACAGGAAGTCGGCGTTGATGCGGCTCGTTTTATGTTTCTTTCACGCAAAAGCGACAGCCCGCTGGATTTTGATCTGGATCTCGTCAAACAGCGCTGTCTTGACAATCCTGTGTACTATGTGCAGTACGCCCATGCCAGGATTCACGCCGTGCTGCGCCGCGCGGAAGATCGCGGGATCACGCTGCCGAAGACAGTGACGGAAGAGGCGCTGCTGCGTCTTGACACTCCGGAAGACACAGGCCTGCTGCGCAAGGCCGCCGCTTATGGAGATACGCTGGCCGCCGCGGCCAGAGCGTTGGCGACACAGTACGTAAGCCGCTATTTGACGGAATTGGCGGGGCTTTTGCACAGTTATTACGCGAAACATCAGGTGATCATGTCTGGCGACATGCCGCGCACGACGGCCCGCCTTGCGCTGTTGCGGGCCGTTGCCCAAGTGCTGCGCAACGGCCTTGACATTTTAGGGGTCAGTGCCCCTGAGAGCATGTAGGAGGCAACGCAGCAATGCCGCAGCCGCTGCGCAAGGTGCGCGCGAGAAACGTTTCAGCAGACAGGGATCCGCGCCGTTTTACCGTCAGATTTTCCTCCGTGGCTGTTCTGGCGGGCTGTCTTGTACTGGCGGCGGCTGTCGGCTGGGCCTTTTATATGGGTTTGATGGTGGGGCGCGGGCAGAACCCGGCACAGCGCGTGGGACAGATGGCAACTATTATGCAAGGGGATAAACAGAAGAATCCCGTGCAGGAAGACGGTAATGCGCCGTCCGCGGTGCCGGGCGCTTCCGGGCAGGTCACGGAAAATCCGCAGGCGGAACCGATGCGACATGGCGCGGCCGCGGCGCCGGATGACAAAGACTCTTCTGCTCTTGCGGCGGCAGAGACTGAAGGTGACAAAAAAAAGAACGAGCAGCATGAGCCTTTTGACAGCCCCCAGGGCGAGGGTTGGGCCGCATGGGGCATACGCAACGCGCCCGCAGCCGGCGCGCCGTCACGAGACAAAGCGCCGGGCGCCGGGTCGATTATGTCGAAAAGAGATGCTGACGGAACAGCTTCAACCTTGCCGGCAGATCCGAAAATGCCGCTTTTTGACTATGTTTTTCAGGTTGCCGCTTTCAAGAACAAGGCGGAAGCGAACGATTTGTGTGCGCGGCTGGAAGGCGGGGGCTTTCGCGCGCGTCAGGCCAAAAGCGGCAAGGTGTTTTTGGTGTTGGTCAGTCTGCGCGGCGCGGAAACTGATGCGGCAAATCTGCGTGAAAAAATGCGCAAGCTGAAACTGGGCATGCCGATTGTGCAATCTAAAAAAAACGTCGGCATCAACGGCAGCCGAAAGCCCAAACATTGAGGAAACTGTGGCGAAACTGCGCAACCTGCCGGCTTATGTGGGGCGTTCGTTTCTTGGCGGCGTTGGCGCTGTGGGCGGCACGACCTTGTTCATGCTGCTCGGCTTAAGCCGGATTTTTTCAAGCGCTAAAATTTTCCCTAGAACATTCAGGCAACTCTATGTGATCGGGTATCAATCGCTTTTTGTGATTTTGCTGATCGGCATTTTTTGCGGCATGGTGATTGGCCTGCAGGGATATTATACATTGGTTCGGTTCGGTTCTGTCGGCTTTTTGGGGTCAGCGGTTTCCCTTACCCTGATTCGCGAGCTCGGGCCCGTGCTGACGGCGATCATGCTCACCGGCAGGGCAGGCTCATCCATGGCGGCGGAAATAGGCGTTATGCGCATCACGGATCAGATTGACGCTCTGGATGTGCTGGACATACATCCCATGAGTTACCTTGTCAGTCCGCGTCTTCTGGCCGCGATGATTTCTTTTCCCCTGCTCACGGCAATTTTTGACGTGATCGGCATTGTCGGCGGCTATCTGACAGGCGTGCTGATGCTGGATATCAACGAGGGGGCTTATTTTTACCGTATCGCCAGTTCCGTTGAGATGTCCGACGTGGCGGGCGGTTTTATCAAGGCCCTGGTTTTCGGCCTCCTTGTCACGACAGTCTGTTGCCGGCAGGGGTATAACACGCATCGTCGTCGCGACAGCGCTGGTCCCGAGGCTGTGGGTAACGCGACAACATCGGCTGTCGTCATTTCCTGTGTGCTTATACTGGCCTCTGATTATGTTCTGACTTCTTTTTTGCTTTAGGCTGTCTTATGCATAACTGGGATATAGAATTTGTTCACCTTGACGCCGGGTACGGCGAACGCGCCGTGCTGCGCGACATATGCGCCGTGTTGCCCGCAGGCAGGATTTCCGTGATTCTCGGAGAATCCGGCTGCGGCAAATCCACGTTGCTGAAGCACATCATCGGGCTTTCTCAACCTATGGCCGGCACTGTGCGTATAGATGGTCAGGATTTTTTTGCCTTGAAAGCCGCCGCATTTCGTCGTGTACGGCGTCAGATGGGCGTTCTTTTTCAAGACGGCGCGCTTTTGGGCGCGCTGTCTCTGGCTGAAAATGTGGCCCTGCCTTTGAGCGAACATTTTGCCCTGCCGAAGCCCCTGCTCCGCGAAGCGGCATTGCGTGTGCTCGGCATGGTCGGCCTGCAGGATTTTGCCGATTATTACCCCAACCAGCTTTCCGGAGGCATGCGCAAACGGGCTGGTCTGGCGCGGGCGATTATAGCTGAACCGCGCATCCTGCTCTGTGATGAACCCACTTCAGGGCTTGATCCTGTGACGGCCGCCAGAATGGATGAGCTGCTGCTGTCCATGCACGAGCAGTTTGCCGACATGACGCTTGTTGTCGTAAGCCATGATCTCGCCAGTTTTCGGGCCATTGCGGAGCATGCGCTGGTGCTCAGGGACGGCAGCGCGATTTTTTCCGGACGGCCGGATGAACTGGAACGCGGTGAAGATCCCTATGTGCGGCAGTTTTTGCAGCGTCAATCCGGAGATCGGAGCAAGGCTCAGCGCGCGGCGCTGAATCCGATTGCGCGCGCCGCGCTGGATGCCTGGCTTGCATCCTGATCTCAAAGAATAATAAAAAAGCGGTTCTTGGCATCTCTGCCCCGGCTTTGCCGGGGGTATATGACAAAATTGTTGACAATTTTTGCCGCCGTGAATAACAATTGCACCGTCTGCGCAACGCAGCGATACTGTGGAGCCTGAGTCAATCATGATGAACAGCGTCCGTGAAACCGCCGTTGGCGTCTTTGTGCTGCTGGGCCTTGTCTGCGTGGCATGGCTGACTGTCAAACTGGGTAAAATGGAAGTTTTTTCAAGTCAGGGCTTTGAGCTTTCCGCCAGGTTTGATTCAGCTTCCGGGCTGCGCGTGGGAGCGGATGTTGAAATTGCGGGCGTGCCTGTCGGGCACGTTGTCAATATCACACTTGATCCTGATCCGCTCCGTACGCAGGCCGTGGTGCGTTTGCGGCTTGCGGCAGATTTCCGCCTTTCTGACGACAGTATCGCTTCCATCAAAACAAGCGGTCTGATCGGCGATAAATATATCAGCCTTTCGCGTGGGGGCTCGGAGAAGCTGCTTGTTTCGGACGGCATGATAAAAGAAACGGAATCCGCTGTTGATTTGGAATCTCTGATCGGCAAATATGCCTTTGGGGGTGTATGAACATGAGTCTTTCATGGTCATGGCGTCGCGCGCTTGCTGTTTGCTGTGCCGCTTTTTTGTTGTGTTCGGCCGCTCCCTCTTCTGCAGCAGATTCTTTTTCTGTGGCGCAGGCCCGTCAGTCTCTGGAAGTTTCCATAACCCGTATTTTGAACTGCATTAAAAATCCTGATTACG contains the following coding sequences:
- a CDS encoding ACP S-malonyltransferase; this translates as MPQPVLLFPGQGSQKSGMGRDIAEFSSEAMDFWKQAERISRLPLREIYWEGDEQAMSDTRALQPALTVVNLNLWREMAGKTAPRGAAGHSLGEFSALAAAGVLSPTDVLELTALRGRLMAEADPDGRGGMAALLKLDAAAVTEVVGEAAGETHELLFIANYNTPAQTVVSGHRAAVALACQKAKDRNGRGVELKVSGAFHSPMMREAAGELAVRLREAVWRHPRFPVYCNMRGAAVHDGESAKESLLEQMISPVRWVETVRNQYNDGARFWLELGTKALLGKMVKPCLASCADDVDAPRVDLVSDFAGVTSFSL
- the mlaD gene encoding outer membrane lipid asymmetry maintenance protein MlaD, whose product is MNSVRETAVGVFVLLGLVCVAWLTVKLGKMEVFSSQGFELSARFDSASGLRVGADVEIAGVPVGHVVNITLDPDPLRTQAVVRLRLAADFRLSDDSIASIKTSGLIGDKYISLSRGGSEKLLVSDGMIKETESAVDLESLIGKYAFGGV
- a CDS encoding ABC transporter ATP-binding protein; amino-acid sequence: MHNWDIEFVHLDAGYGERAVLRDICAVLPAGRISVILGESGCGKSTLLKHIIGLSQPMAGTVRIDGQDFFALKAAAFRRVRRQMGVLFQDGALLGALSLAENVALPLSEHFALPKPLLREAALRVLGMVGLQDFADYYPNQLSGGMRKRAGLARAIIAEPRILLCDEPTSGLDPVTAARMDELLLSMHEQFADMTLVVVSHDLASFRAIAEHALVLRDGSAIFSGRPDELERGEDPYVRQFLQRQSGDRSKAQRAALNPIARAALDAWLAS
- a CDS encoding SPOR domain-containing protein, whose amino-acid sequence is MPQPLRKVRARNVSADRDPRRFTVRFSSVAVLAGCLVLAAAVGWAFYMGLMVGRGQNPAQRVGQMATIMQGDKQKNPVQEDGNAPSAVPGASGQVTENPQAEPMRHGAAAAPDDKDSSALAAAETEGDKKKNEQHEPFDSPQGEGWAAWGIRNAPAAGAPSRDKAPGAGSIMSKRDADGTASTLPADPKMPLFDYVFQVAAFKNKAEANDLCARLEGGGFRARQAKSGKVFLVLVSLRGAETDAANLREKMRKLKLGMPIVQSKKNVGINGSRKPKH
- the argS gene encoding arginine--tRNA ligase, whose translation is MRAIDTLRTALAAILAEEGLAWPSKTVIKPPRDVGHGDLSVNTAMLLAKEAGMPPRALAEKFALKLFEHCPDLERADPAGPGFCNVTFNQAFWRRTVCDVEAAGENFGASCVGQGRKVLLEYVSANPTGPLHIGHGRGAAVGDSLARLLRKTGYLVDTEYYINDAGRQMRLLGLSVWLRALELVGRPVTWPEEYYRGEYIRDIAGKMLAAMPSLPDLPESEGLERCYAWAAEEILIGIKADLRNFRVEHQSWFSEKSLLGRGAVDAAFAGLAKAGYTYTRDNAFWFATEKLGDDRNRVLKKSDGSLTYFAADIAYHHDKFERGYEFLIDIWGADHHGYIARMRAAMAAMNRSADSFNVVLVQLVNLLRDGRPVSMSTRAGTFETLADVIQEVGVDAARFMFLSRKSDSPLDFDLDLVKQRCLDNPVYYVQYAHARIHAVLRRAEDRGITLPKTVTEEALLRLDTPEDTGLLRKAAAYGDTLAAAARALATQYVSRYLTELAGLLHSYYAKHQVIMSGDMPRTTARLALLRAVAQVLRNGLDILGVSAPESM
- a CDS encoding MlaE family ABC transporter permease; this translates as MRNLPAYVGRSFLGGVGAVGGTTLFMLLGLSRIFSSAKIFPRTFRQLYVIGYQSLFVILLIGIFCGMVIGLQGYYTLVRFGSVGFLGSAVSLTLIRELGPVLTAIMLTGRAGSSMAAEIGVMRITDQIDALDVLDIHPMSYLVSPRLLAAMISFPLLTAIFDVIGIVGGYLTGVLMLDINEGAYFYRIASSVEMSDVAGGFIKALVFGLLVTTVCCRQGYNTHRRRDSAGPEAVGNATTSAVVISCVLILASDYVLTSFLL